The nucleotide window AATAAATTAAGGGGTAGTTTTTAACAACTAGTTGCGGCAGAAAGTAAGTTCTAAGTAATATCTGGGTATACCGAGTTCTTATTTTAAGATTGCGATCGCAAACAGAATTCATAGGTAACGTATTCGGAAGATGGTAAGAATACGTATTGACAGCAGCTTCCTTATAAGGATTTGTTGTAATTATAGTGAGCAGCAAAAGTAAGGGTCTAAGTTCTAGTTCTTTACTTGAGGTTTTTATGTAAATTTTGTATAAAAAATTAAGCTATCTATCTTAGTTAAATGACGACCGCAAAATTTATTTTTATGTGATTTTGCATAACCTGATTACTTCCAGTTAAATTGATATTTTTTGCTAAATTAATGCTGTAATTTTCCATATTTCCTGGAAATTCTTTCTTGGTATTGAAGTAGTATAAAGAGCGAAGAATAAAAAACATTCATTGTTGCTTATTTAATTGTGAGGTGGTGTGAAGTTTGGTGTTGAGCTTGCAGTATAAAAATCAGTTTTTCTAGAGCAGTAGTTGTTATAAGAGGTTTCTAATGCCTGGCAAACGTAGTAGTCGTAAAAATGTACCACGCTTTTATTGCCCGTACTGCGAGCGGCGATTGTGGCGTTTAGGCAGCCCAAAATATTTTTTATTTTATACAGGAGCATTAGAGATCCAACAAAATGTAGCAAATATGCCACGTCAAAGTGCAATTGAGTTAGCCGCGAAAGGTGTATACGTTGATAATAATGTCTGGATTGAAGAGTTTTTGTGTGGCGAACACGGCAAGTTATGGATGAAACTCTGTAGAAAGCCTGATGGTAAATTAAATGTCTCACTAGCAACTAACCAAGATTGGCGAAAAACAACTCGAACAATTAATCCAGAAACACCTAATCCTTCTGTTGGTGAGTTTACTTACCGTATGAGTCGTCAGGCTTCAGCAAAACTGATTTACACCAGAGATTAAACTTTCTATTCATTTGGTAAAAACGCAAATTTCAAATCAATGAATAACACAATTTATTTTAGCGATTTCGTGAATGATGCAATTGATACAGTCGGTGAGCATTGTGAAACCATTCATAAAGTGAAGTCAGGCGATTTTGCTGTGATGCTAAGCTTGAACTACTAAAGTTATTGCGGTGCACTATTTCTTCTAAAAAACTTTGGGTAGTATGTAGGCAAAGATGGGAAGTATCTCGCAGGCGTGTAAAGTTAATACATAGGTTGTCTGGGTTACTAGCATGAGTAAGAGAAGGTTGAGCATAATTGAGGTAGAGATCTAACCAACTTGCTGGTGTAACTTTCGAGCTAAACTGCCGAGCTGGATTGCAAATAAAACTGAATCCTAGAAGTTCTGCACGCTTGTTTGTCGTATCTGCTGTGGAAAAACCCCATTTTTTTTGTTTTGCACCTGATGAGTATCGAGTAGGATATTCTTGGTGTGTCGAGACAAAAATCTCTAGTTTTTCTTTTAGCTTTAGCAACTCTATGTGTTTAGGAGACTCTTTTAGCTCCTCTTTAACGTCAACCAAGAGGGAGCAAGCTTGCTCAATTGAAGTAGAAATGTATTCATAAAACAGAGCTTGATCTGCTTCCTCCAGCAAATACATCAGCGTAATAGTAGCTTCACATAACTGTTCTACCAAAAAATTAATTCCGATTTGATCTTGTTGGTATATTTCCAGTAGAACGTAGGAATAGTAGTGGCTACATACTTTGGAGTACAGCCCTAAGATAGCCGAGCTAAAAGGCTCGTCTGTAAAACCTTGAATTGCTCTGACGGCTGACTGAAGTTGTGCCAAGTACTGGTGTAGCGTTTGGGCAGTTCTCAGAAAGGCATCAGCAAAAGCTTGCTCAGAACTCTCAAGCGAGTCTAAGTTCGGCAAATAAAATTGAACTTGATTAGATGGCAGTTTTGTATTCATCAAAGCCACAACTCAGCTACTTTACATTCTGTGCAGCACACGCCAAAGATGATATGAGGGGGAGACGATCCCGCCTTTGATCAGGATCACATCTTGTCGTTAACAAAGATCACATGAGGACAAATCTACAGACTTAATTGGTCAAAGCTTAGTTCACAAATGTGAAGTTTGAAATGTACAACATTTAGACAACGGATAGGGCTATCCCTCTTAAATACATTAGCTCTATTAGTATCTTACCTAAGATAGGCGACAAGCAGAAAACTTAAAGTAATTTACTGCTACTTAGTTAGGTCTCTCTTTTACGATCAACCAGTTTTATGTTCTTTAACTTCTATCAAAAGATAGGTATAGCGTTCAGCCAAAACCTCTCTGGATAAAAAGGCCTTAGCTACCAATTCTATTACGCTACGCCAACGATATTTGAGTTCATTTTCAAGTATTCTTCTGATAAGTATTGTGACCTAAGTACAAATTCAAGGTGACATCTTGCATTTTGTCTTTGGGCTTGTTTCCTTTTCCTCTATGACTATGGTAGGCAACTTAAATGCTCAAGAGCTTATCACTAGACCGAAACTTCGTCAAATAAATAATGAACAATTAATGATTGAGTTCTGGAATTTTAAGTAAAGTTTGGTTTTTTGTAGCATGACATACAGCATACTAAGTATTAAACGTATATAATTTCGACTTAGAATTTAAAGTTGGAAAGGGTAGTAAATACCCTAATATGTATAAGAACTGCCAGCGGAGCATCTACGTTGTGGCCTGTTGAAGAAGACACCAAGAGTGCACTTAAGCAGACCAAGTCAACGGAAAAAGTGTGACTTTTTGAGTCAACGTTTGTTTCAAACAAATAAACTAGGACTGTCTCACCTGACTGGAGAGCTTTCCGGTGACAAATAGATAATTGAATTCAATTGTCATAGCACTTATCAATAGCCCATGACCTATAAAATGTGAGGTCATGGGTTTCTTGCTTGTTCAGAACAGTTGCCGCGTTGATTGCTAGCGGCTTCCTGCTGGCGCATTAACACAGACAACGAAACGATAGGAACTCGGAACCCTTTTTCATGTATATAGATGTGTCAAACAAACAGAAGCAGTGGATTACTTTTAAAGTTTCAGAAATGGAAATGAGCGCACTAGAAGCTTATTGCCAACGAACAGAAAGAACAAAAACAGATGTTTTACGAGAACTCATCCGTAAGTTGCCAACTTACACAAATTCATCAAACCGAAACATCTTGCAGTAAGTCGTGAGCAAGTGGATCGCATTACCGTATGAATACGGCAAAATGTTGTCACTTTTTCTTAATGGGTCACATCAAAGCATGAAGTTATCTTCAGCATTGCTGTGTGAGAACTTTGTATTCGCTAAACGCTTACACAAAAATACTGCCTGCCTCTATTCATATTGCGGGTAAGACAATGACTCAAACACTTCAACAACAATCAACACCTTCTAGCATTGACAAGACACCGCTGGTAAGTGTCATTATAAACAACTACAACTACGGTCGATTCTTAAATCAAGCCATTGAAAGTGTTTTACACCAGACGTATCAAAACTGGGAATTGATCGTTGTTGATGATGAGTCAACAGACAATTCTCGTGAAATTATAGAAGCTTACACAGAAAACCTCACAGCTATCTTTCAAAAGAACGCTGGACAAGGGGAGGCATTAAACACTGGCATTGCTCATGCGCACGGAGAAATAATTTGTTTTCTCGATGCTGATGACTACTTTCATCAAGACAAACTGATGAAGGTTGTTGCAGGCTTTTACGAACATCCAGAATGGGTTCAAATTTCCCACTGTTGGACGTCTGTAGACACAGATGGGCTACCTATTGGTCAAGGTTCTACCTTGCTTAACCAAGGAGATGTGCGCCCTTTGTTATTGCGATGGGGAAGATATGCAATGGGAATTACCTCTGGACTTGCATATCGCCGTGCTGCATTGCAAAAAGCACTACCTATTCCTACTCGAAAAGCTGCAGCAGCGGATACATATTTAACTGTGGTTGTTCCTTTTTATGGTGAGGTGGGCTGTATCAACGAACCGTTGATGTTTTATCGAATACACGGTAACAACAAACAAGCTCGCAATGACAATTTGTCGTATTTAATTCAGGAAAGAGAAGATACAGCCAATTTTATTAATCAGGCATCTGCAAACGTAGGGTTAGCTGACCGGTTGAATATGCGACAGGATGTAGACTACCGCACGCTCACAGCACTACAGCAGGGTAATGTTCCTTGGGCAGAAAAAATGGAGATTATTTGGCTTTCATGGCGAGAAAGCATGGAGATTGGGCGGAGCGCTAAGGATACCCTAGAACGATTGTTACGGCGTGGCATTTGTACTCTATTTCCTTCTGAAGGTAGAGCAGTTCTGCGTTTAGGACTGCGTGGCTACTTGCGTTTCAAGTTATTCGGTCAATAGCTGAGAAAGAATATGAACCACATAGTCAATATCATCCGTAGGCACTGGATGCCATTATTACTGTTGAATGGTGTCATCCTTGCTGGCACATTGTATGCTGTCATCTATACAAAGACGAATGTTGCTCCTGTATGGAAGGCAAGTGCCAAATTAAATCTTCCCCAACCAACAACACGGTTAGATACTAATTTAGGAACCTTAGGTCAACTGCAAAATTCGGCATTAGGATTCACGAGAGAGCTTAATCCTTTACAGATTCAAATGACAATTTTAACCAGCGATACTGTAATGGAACGGGCACTTGCTGTTGATCCAGAAAAAAGCTTGTATCCACGACTCAGTGATTACAAGTTGGCATTTAGTGCGACACCGCAAGAGCAATCAACGATTATCAATTTACAAGTTAAAGCTTCTAGCCCAGAAATTGCGCAAAAGAGGTTAAGTAACCTGATCAATGTTTATCAGCTTCGTCTTAACGAACTGCGCCATCAAGATACAAATGTACGTAAGCAATTTTCTCAAACTGATTTAGAAGACGCCCAAGCACAGTTGGCAAAAGCACAGGCGGAGTTAGCCAATTTTCAACAATCAACAGGGCTAACTGAAGTCACAGAGCAAACAAGATCGCTGATCAATCAACAGCGTGAGTTAAGAACAACGTATACCAATGTGTTATCACAAGCTCAAGCGAATCAAGCTCAGGCACAAGCAGCTTCTCAACGTTTGGGAATCAACGCGCAACAGGCAATGAATTCACTTCGTCTAGGAGAAAACAGAGAATACCAAGCGATTCGCCAAAAACTTTCGGATGCTGAAACTGCTTTGGCAGAAGCAAGAAGTCGGTATACAGATGAAAGTCCGCAAGTCCAATCGTTGTTGTCTCAGCGCGATGAGTTGATGCAGATTATGAACCAACAGATTGCGATCGCAGCTCCTGGTGCAAGTGCCAATCAAATAGATCCGACGCTGGGTGGTAACGGAACTCGCGACAGCCGCATCGAAATGATTGCTGAACTGATTCGATCGCAAAATAATGCTGCTGGCTTGCAGCAACAAGCCAATCAAATTGCTAGCGAGATTAATCGTGTCAACGCAGAACTCAACAGCATTACTCAAAATAGATCGCAGCTGATCAACTTGCAGCGGCAATACGAGATTGCAGAGGGAGTGTACAAGAGCATTCTTGGTCAAGTTGAACAAACAAAAACAAATCCCTTCAGCGTGTATCCTAACGTTCAAACTTTGGATGCTCCTGTCATCGATCCTAAACCGGAAGAACCGAGCAAACGCGCGATCGCTCTTGGTGGCATCTTAGCAGGATTGTTTGGCAGCATCAGCTTAATTTTCTTCTTAGAAAAGCGCAATCCGATGCTGCGTCCGAAGGATCTCGAACAAGTGGAATTCCCAGTACTGGGGCGGATTTCTCGCCTCAAACGTACCGATATGGAGCGCAACTTGTCGGGTGAGGTGGCAATCGAGTTACAACGGCTTGCTTCTGCTGTTTTGATGTTAGAGCATCAACGTTTATTAGTGACAAGTCCTACCTCAGGCGAAGGCAAGACTACTGTCACTTTGGGACTGGCTCTAGCCTTGGTTAACTTTGGTTTTCGCGTGTTGATTGTCGATGGCGATCTGCGACAAGCTGAACTTAGTCGGCGCTTAGGACAGCTACAAAAGCAACCGAAGAATGGTCAACAAACACCTGTCTCGGTATGTCTGGGATTAGACTTGTTGCCAGCACCTAATCTATCAAAAACCAAAATTCCCGAATACTTTGCTCGTGGTAGATTTCAACAAAATTTAGACCAGATTCAAGCAGAAGGCGGTTATGACTATGTTCTTGTGGATAGCCCACCGATTGGTTTAGCTAGTGAAACAAACTTGATGAGTTCAGTTGTGCGCAATGTCCTGTTTGTGGTGCGTTCAGGTAAGAGCGATCGCTATGCAGTCATGGATGGCTTTGAACAGCTCGTGCAGCATCACGCCCAAGTTATGGGGCTAGTGGTCAACTATGTTGAACCAAAAGATGTTGGCTATCGCTATGGACGTCAACGTGAATTACTAGAAACTGAAGCATAAAACCATGTCTCATCTCTACCCATCTAAATCTGTCGCCATGCCAGCCAAAACAAATAATTTGTTTTCAGGTGTCTGGATTCGTTGGCAAGCGCTAAGTTTGGGAGAACGTTTTGTTTGCGCTAATATTCTCCTAATACCAATTTGGTGGGTTGCCGGTCTTTATCGCTATATGTCCTCACTGTTGCTGTTGGTTGTTGCCATTTATGAATGGCATAAACATGGTGAAATTCGCCTCAAACGCCCAACGGTTCCTGTGATGGCTTTCATTGCCTTCGGTGTCTACCAGATTGCAACAATCTTACTCGCTTATTCGGTACCTGGAAGAGATAAGCTTTCTACCGCACTGCTACTAACATTTTGTCCAGCATTATGGCTCTGGTATATTCAGAGCAACAACATTAAAATTCGCGTTGAAGTCGTTGCCTGGGCATTTACCATAAGTGTCGTTCAGATGCTCGTGCTTTGGCTACTTGCCCATTTTGTGATTCCAGAATCTTTCTTCCTACCTCTGCAAATTCGCAATCTATACTCAATGTTAAGTGGGGAGGAGATCCGTGGCTTTAATGTTATCAACAACCCATATTACCTGCTGCCTTATACAAACTATGGAAATATTAATGGTTGGTGGCGTTATAGTCTCTTTTTTATCTATCCAGAGTTTTTAGCTATTTACTTGGGATTTGTTAGTTTGATTTCCCGAGAAATCAAAAATCACTTGTGGTCAATTGGTCTACTTTCTGGCTGTCTGTTTCTACTTTTTTGGAGTGGAACGCGGGCAGTTTGGGTTGCTTTACCCGTTATGCTCATCTTGCATTACATATTGAATAATCTTACGAAACTCTGGGGACCTACGATTATTTTCGCACTGATGGCAGTTATGAGTTTTACAGCACTAGCCATTCCTCCAGCAACGAACCTGATCGCAACTCAGTTTACACAATCAACACAAGCCATTAATGAAGTGCGTGACAATTCGAGTGAGGTGCGATATGAAATCTATCGGCAAACGTGGCAAAGTATCAAAGACAATGAACATAAAATGATTTGGGGTCATCCAGCAACAGGTGAAGTTGTCGCTGCTGCCGGCAATAACGACAATGCTGTTGTCGGTTCTCACAGTTTTATCTTAGGAACGCTGCTGTACAAAAACGGAATGATTGGCACCGCAATCTTTGCCTTTTTCTGGGTATCGTTATTTGTGTGGTTATATGAAACACGCAGCGGAAGACCAATCAGTTGCTTTTGCGTGTTAATTCTCTATACGATGATTTCGCCAACATCACCTATCCTCTACGATATGCACATTTCCTCGCTCATCATCTTACTGTGCGTTGCGATTCGTCATTCTAAAGTAATTCCTCGCAGGCTCGTGTCACATGCGTAAGCTTCTAGTTATCCCAGGGTGGTGCAAAAGCTTGGGAGGTAACACCGTTTCACTGTTAGCGATGGTCAAAGGTTTTCAGCGCAGTGAGTCACAACAAGTTTGTGTTTTGACTCAGGCTGGTTCTTTAGTTGAAGAATATCTGCAGCAACAAGGTTTAGAGTCTTGCCTCAAGACCATTGTTGCTCAGGATCAGCGCCAGTTTGTGCAGCGTGCACTTCAGTGGGTCAACCAACAGCCGCGTGATTATCCACTCTTGTTAGAAAACTGTGCAACAAGTAAAACCTTACCTGCGATCGCCTTACACACTGTTTCCTTGCGTCTAAGTCGTCGTCCTGTTTACTATATGTTTCGTGACTTAGCAATTTCATACAATCCAGTAGGAAACCTTAGTCGCACTGTAGTATTTACTTGTCTTGCACCTCGCATCTTATGTAACTCAAAATTTACGGCTGAAAATGTTCGCGGTAGATTGGGTGAGATTCAGGGAATTCTACATCCGCCAATAGATCTTGACTTATTTAACACTCGCCCTCCAGTTGGTTCTCCTCCCCAAAAGTTACAACCAATCCTAGCTTTAGGTGCACGGATTATTTTAACACCTTCACGAATTAGCAAAGACCCTATCAATGATAAAAATTTGCGATCGCTCCCCATAGTTTTAGCAGAGTTAAAAGCTGCTGGTCATCACTACCACGGAGTCGTTATTGGACAAGATACATCTTCTGAGCAAACTCGCAGCCGTGCTTTGCTGGCACAAGCTGAAGATTTAGGAGTTGCAGACAGATTCACAATTCTACCGCCTGCATTGGATATTGAGAACTACTATAAATATGCTGATGTTGTCGTTACCCTCGCACCTAGAGAACCTTTTGGACGGACTGTTGTTGAAGCGATCGCTTGTGGTGTTCCAGTAGTCGGCAGTAACACTGGTGGTATTGGAGAAATCTTACATAATTTTGCTCCTCATTGGACAGTAGACCCACACAACCCAGGAGCTGCAGCACAAACAATAGTCCATGTTGTCCATGCTCCTGATACTCCTACTGTCCTTGCTCAAGGTCAACAATGGGTTGAAGCTAATTGCAGTCTTGTCCCCTACGCTCAGAAAATTATGGAAATTACAGGACTACAATCTCCTCATTTGCAAGAAATACTTGCTTACTAATTTGAGAAGTACTCAGAAATTTATTGCAGGCAATAAGTATATCCACTGTTGGCTTAACAAAGTCAAGTTAACTTTCAATAATAATGATCGCCATGAAAAACATTGGCATCTACCGTAGAGTTTTTCCTCTAAAATCAGAAGCCTTTATTAAAGAGCAAACACGTAATTTGTTACGTTATCAACCTACTTTCATCACTAACACTCTCATCAATGAAATTCCCTTCCAAAACATTTCTCTAAGTCAAAGTGACTTTTTAGGAATTAAACAAAGTCTTTTTTTGTTAACACGTTCTCCTCGATTATTTCAACAATCTTCACATTTAAAAAAAGTTGATTTAATTCATGCTCATTTTGGTCCAGATGGTGTTTATGCAATGGCTATAGCTGAAAAACTAAAAATACCATTTTTAGTAACATTTCATGGCTACGATATCACTATTTCACGCCAAAATTTATGGCGTAAAGGAAAATTTTTATACTATCAGTTGATTCTTCATGAAGAAGAATTAAAAAGGAAATCTGCTGCATTTATTGCTGTTTCACGTTTTATTCATAGTAAACTTTTAGAAAAAGAATATCCATCTGAAAAAATTATTCAGCACTATATTGGAGTAGATACAGTTAAGTTTTCTCCAGGAGAAAAAGCAGCAGAACGATACATTCTCTGTGTAGCTAGACATACCCAAAAAAAAGGAATTGACACCTTATTACGTGCATTTGCGCAGATTGCAAATAAACATTCTGATGTTTCGCTTGTTCAAGTAGGAACGGGTGCTTTAACTAGTGAACTACACACTTTAACAAAAGCACTTGGTCTTGAGCATCGCGTACGCTTTCTTGGTGCTCAACCTCATGAAACAGTTTTAGACTTAATGCGTGGTGCAGAAGTTTTTGCTCTTGCTAGCCAAACTGCTGAGAATGGAGATTGTGAAGGTTTACCCATTGTTATTAATGAAGCCTCTGCCTGTGGCATTCCTGTTATTTCAACTCAACATAGTGGAATTCCTGAAGCAATTTTAGATGGTGCAACTGGATTTCTAGTTGCAGAAAGAGACTACACGGCACTAGCAGAAAAACTTGACATTATCCTATCAGATCCTAGTTTAGGAAAAAAAATGGGACAGCAAGGTCGCGAGTTGGTTTGTGAGAACTTTGATCTACGTAAACAAACCCTCAAATTAGAAGCTATCTACGACTCACTTGCAAGATAGTTATAAGCTAGCCCATACCTCAGTAATATCTCATCTTGTTTATTAAAAGTATCAATTGTTATACTCAACAACGCATATGGCAAGTAACTTAGTAATCACACCTTCTTCTGAGCAAGCTATTAAAATACTAGATGCGATCGCTGCAATCGGTAGTAATGTATTAGATGGTTCGCTTAAGGAAAAATTTTTATTTGCACCTTCATAAATGTGGCGGTACTTCAATTACTCAGGCTATTAAAGCCTGCTACCAGAATATTTCTAGTATTACTGAAAACAACACATTTCATTTAAATGGTGCTGCAGCTTCTAGTGCGGCACACAAAACCTTTGAGGATAATTTAGACTCAGAAAATAATGACTATTTAGTTGGAAAATTTAGAGAGAATTTACTACTGTACTACATGTGCCAGCCAAAGATTAATTACATAGCTGGTCACTTCAGTTTCAGTGAGGTTGCTTACCAAAACTTTTCTAATAAGTATGCATTTATTACTGTTCTTAGAAATCCAGTTAAAAGATGGATTTCTGCCTATTTCTACAATCGATACACAATCTCTAAACTAGATGAAGACTTTTACGAATTTTTAAGTTCAGAAAGAGCTTTAAAAGGAGGGTGTATGTATGTCAAAAGTATAGGTGGTCCAAATAAGTCAGGAGATTACACCTCTGAAGATGCTGTGAAACGTGCCAAAGAGAATTTACATAAATTTAGTATAGTAGGCTTGCTAGAGCATAAAGAAGAATTTGTTAATCAGTTTGAACAACGATTTGGACGAAAGCTAAAAATTAGAAGCTACAATCGAAGTATTCAATCAGAAGGTTTCAAAAAGTCTTTTATAACAGAGGAAATAGAAACCAAAATAAAAGAACTTTGCCGCCCCGATATTGAGGTATATGAATATGCTCTCAACCACTTTCTGAAAACTAAATAACTTATTTATTAAAACTACAGTATGTCAGAATTAATCTGATATGCTGTAGTTTTCATTCACTGTTTGAAAACCACAGATAGTATACCTATAAAATTTTAAAGCCATGTTAAATACTTTGGTTAACAACAACAAACAATCCATTACAAAAGAAACAAAGCAACCAATAGTAATTTACGTACATATTCCGAAAACTGCAGGTACTACTTTAAGACATATAGTGCAATCTCAGTTTTATCCTCATAATATCTTTGAGTTTTATAATTTAAGACAGCAAGAACGCAAAGGCTTAAGTAAGTTCGAGCAACTTTCTGAATTTCAAAAGAATAATATAAGTTTTGTGAGTGGACATATAGGTTTTGGATTACACAGTTTATTAACTCGTCCTTGTACTTACATCACAATTTTACGAGAGCCAGTAGAACGTGTGGTTTCACACTACTTCTACCTACAAAATAGAAATGCTGTTTCAAAGGAAACAACTTTGGAAGAATTTGTTCAAACATATAAAAGAGCGCAAAATAGCATGACCAGCTTTCTGTCTGGATTAGAATTTAAAATTCAAGCAGAACAAAATATAGAGAGTAATTTAGAAGATTTTTCAGAGAAAAGTTTAAACCTAGCAAAGGATAATATAGAAAAGCATTTCAAAGTTGTTGGGCTTGTAGAGAGATTTGATGAGACGTGCCTGCTTCTTAAAAAAGATTTAGGTTGGAATATTCCTATTGCTTGTTTAAAGAAAAATGTTTCTAATAATAGACCAAAGGCAAAAGATCTACCAAGAGAAACAGTTAAATTAATAGAAGAATTTAATCAGTTTGACATCCTCTTGTATCAATATGCAAAGATAGATTTGAAAAAATAGTTACTCAGCAAAACAATTATTTTGAAAATGAATTAAATCAATTGCGTTCAAATAGCTATTCAAATCAAGCACGGCATTATTTTGTGGAAGCTAACTCATTGTATAAACGATTACTGTTTAAAGGTTACGAAGCAATAAGTCATATTCACATCTAACTGACAAAACTTTGTATTTTGTACTGGTGATTTAACCAAACCAATAGGTATTTTAACAGAGCATTAAGTAAAAGCAATTTTCTTGAAGGACATAGAGTAAAATATGAAAAATTGGTTCAACTTAATACTTGGTATAGGTATTTTAATAGTTTTATCAGGTAATAGGTCACAAGCAGAGATAATTGATTCAGTTACAGAAAGGATTGAGCAAGCTAGAAAAATAGAATCAGGGAGTTCTCAGGGAGGAGATACTTGCAATCAATTAACAAAGGTTAACTCTTTAGAAGGCATGCAAAATACATTT belongs to Gloeocapsopsis sp. IPPAS B-1203 and includes:
- a CDS encoding tyrosine-protein kinase domain-containing protein, which codes for MNHIVNIIRRHWMPLLLLNGVILAGTLYAVIYTKTNVAPVWKASAKLNLPQPTTRLDTNLGTLGQLQNSALGFTRELNPLQIQMTILTSDTVMERALAVDPEKSLYPRLSDYKLAFSATPQEQSTIINLQVKASSPEIAQKRLSNLINVYQLRLNELRHQDTNVRKQFSQTDLEDAQAQLAKAQAELANFQQSTGLTEVTEQTRSLINQQRELRTTYTNVLSQAQANQAQAQAASQRLGINAQQAMNSLRLGENREYQAIRQKLSDAETALAEARSRYTDESPQVQSLLSQRDELMQIMNQQIAIAAPGASANQIDPTLGGNGTRDSRIEMIAELIRSQNNAAGLQQQANQIASEINRVNAELNSITQNRSQLINLQRQYEIAEGVYKSILGQVEQTKTNPFSVYPNVQTLDAPVIDPKPEEPSKRAIALGGILAGLFGSISLIFFLEKRNPMLRPKDLEQVEFPVLGRISRLKRTDMERNLSGEVAIELQRLASAVLMLEHQRLLVTSPTSGEGKTTVTLGLALALVNFGFRVLIVDGDLRQAELSRRLGQLQKQPKNGQQTPVSVCLGLDLLPAPNLSKTKIPEYFARGRFQQNLDQIQAEGGYDYVLVDSPPIGLASETNLMSSVVRNVLFVVRSGKSDRYAVMDGFEQLVQHHAQVMGLVVNYVEPKDVGYRYGRQRELLETEA
- a CDS encoding glycosyltransferase, with translation MKNIGIYRRVFPLKSEAFIKEQTRNLLRYQPTFITNTLINEIPFQNISLSQSDFLGIKQSLFLLTRSPRLFQQSSHLKKVDLIHAHFGPDGVYAMAIAEKLKIPFLVTFHGYDITISRQNLWRKGKFLYYQLILHEEELKRKSAAFIAVSRFIHSKLLEKEYPSEKIIQHYIGVDTVKFSPGEKAAERYILCVARHTQKKGIDTLLRAFAQIANKHSDVSLVQVGTGALTSELHTLTKALGLEHRVRFLGAQPHETVLDLMRGAEVFALASQTAENGDCEGLPIVINEASACGIPVISTQHSGIPEAILDGATGFLVAERDYTALAEKLDIILSDPSLGKKMGQQGRELVCENFDLRKQTLKLEAIYDSLAR
- a CDS encoding sulfotransferase family 2 domain-containing protein, which translates into the protein MLNTLVNNNKQSITKETKQPIVIYVHIPKTAGTTLRHIVQSQFYPHNIFEFYNLRQQERKGLSKFEQLSEFQKNNISFVSGHIGFGLHSLLTRPCTYITILREPVERVVSHYFYLQNRNAVSKETTLEEFVQTYKRAQNSMTSFLSGLEFKIQAEQNIESNLEDFSEKSLNLAKDNIEKHFKVVGLVERFDETCLLLKKDLGWNIPIACLKKNVSNNRPKAKDLPRETVKLIEEFNQFDILLYQYAKIDLKK
- a CDS encoding glycosyltransferase family 4 protein → MRKLLVIPGWCKSLGGNTVSLLAMVKGFQRSESQQVCVLTQAGSLVEEYLQQQGLESCLKTIVAQDQRQFVQRALQWVNQQPRDYPLLLENCATSKTLPAIALHTVSLRLSRRPVYYMFRDLAISYNPVGNLSRTVVFTCLAPRILCNSKFTAENVRGRLGEIQGILHPPIDLDLFNTRPPVGSPPQKLQPILALGARIILTPSRISKDPINDKNLRSLPIVLAELKAAGHHYHGVVIGQDTSSEQTRSRALLAQAEDLGVADRFTILPPALDIENYYKYADVVVTLAPREPFGRTVVEAIACGVPVVGSNTGGIGEILHNFAPHWTVDPHNPGAAAQTIVHVVHAPDTPTVLAQGQQWVEANCSLVPYAQKIMEITGLQSPHLQEILAY
- a CDS encoding glycosyltransferase, translating into MTQTLQQQSTPSSIDKTPLVSVIINNYNYGRFLNQAIESVLHQTYQNWELIVVDDESTDNSREIIEAYTENLTAIFQKNAGQGEALNTGIAHAHGEIICFLDADDYFHQDKLMKVVAGFYEHPEWVQISHCWTSVDTDGLPIGQGSTLLNQGDVRPLLLRWGRYAMGITSGLAYRRAALQKALPIPTRKAAAADTYLTVVVPFYGEVGCINEPLMFYRIHGNNKQARNDNLSYLIQEREDTANFINQASANVGLADRLNMRQDVDYRTLTALQQGNVPWAEKMEIIWLSWRESMEIGRSAKDTLERLLRRGICTLFPSEGRAVLRLGLRGYLRFKLFGQ
- a CDS encoding sulfotransferase family 2 domain-containing protein, yielding MHLHKCGGTSITQAIKACYQNISSITENNTFHLNGAAASSAAHKTFEDNLDSENNDYLVGKFRENLLLYYMCQPKINYIAGHFSFSEVAYQNFSNKYAFITVLRNPVKRWISAYFYNRYTISKLDEDFYEFLSSERALKGGCMYVKSIGGPNKSGDYTSEDAVKRAKENLHKFSIVGLLEHKEEFVNQFEQRFGRKLKIRSYNRSIQSEGFKKSFITEEIETKIKELCRPDIEVYEYALNHFLKTK
- a CDS encoding O-antigen ligase family protein, which codes for MSHLYPSKSVAMPAKTNNLFSGVWIRWQALSLGERFVCANILLIPIWWVAGLYRYMSSLLLLVVAIYEWHKHGEIRLKRPTVPVMAFIAFGVYQIATILLAYSVPGRDKLSTALLLTFCPALWLWYIQSNNIKIRVEVVAWAFTISVVQMLVLWLLAHFVIPESFFLPLQIRNLYSMLSGEEIRGFNVINNPYYLLPYTNYGNINGWWRYSLFFIYPEFLAIYLGFVSLISREIKNHLWSIGLLSGCLFLLFWSGTRAVWVALPVMLILHYILNNLTKLWGPTIIFALMAVMSFTALAIPPATNLIATQFTQSTQAINEVRDNSSEVRYEIYRQTWQSIKDNEHKMIWGHPATGEVVAAAGNNDNAVVGSHSFILGTLLYKNGMIGTAIFAFFWVSLFVWLYETRSGRPISCFCVLILYTMISPTSPILYDMHISSLIILLCVAIRHSKVIPRRLVSHA
- a CDS encoding molybdenum-pterin-binding domain-containing protein encodes the protein MSNKQKQWITFKVSEMEMSALEAYCQRTERTKTDVLRELIRKLPTYTNSSNRNILQ